The Enterococcus sp. 7F3_DIV0205 genome has a window encoding:
- a CDS encoding DUF916 and DUF3324 domain-containing protein: MRNVKNSLYSLFLLILLMIYPVQVHGADMEYSVSANIPENQVDKSQTYFDLRMKPEQKQDLTLNVSNSGDKEITLNIIPNIATTNQNGVVDFSEKDREIDSSLTHPITKLISGEQKITLAPKEKKTVTFNLQMPKEKLSGKIVGGFYVYKDEADEESKSSEGGVQITNKYAMVVGLQLTEDDEPVKAELTLNTIQPDLINYRTAVTANLQNTKPTFVNDLKVVAKVSKKDSVEVIHQTTKEEMAMAPNSNFDFPISWDNQELLPGKYMLDLVATTKDDEWAFKQEFEITSKEAKKLTEEAIEVEKAPNYWAIGGIIAGSILAVAIMIIFIVLLYKKRKKKQELERKRQAKKRKQQRKKRAEKTKRENKTD, from the coding sequence ATGCGAAACGTCAAAAATAGCTTATACAGTTTATTTTTACTTATATTATTAATGATCTACCCAGTTCAAGTACATGGGGCGGATATGGAATATTCAGTTAGTGCCAATATTCCGGAGAATCAAGTGGACAAATCTCAAACTTACTTTGATCTCAGAATGAAACCTGAACAAAAACAGGATTTGACCTTGAATGTTTCAAACTCAGGAGACAAAGAAATCACGCTAAATATCATTCCAAATATTGCGACAACCAATCAAAATGGCGTAGTTGATTTTAGTGAAAAAGATAGAGAAATTGATTCTAGTTTGACACATCCGATCACAAAACTGATATCAGGTGAACAGAAAATCACATTAGCACCAAAAGAGAAAAAAACAGTAACCTTCAACTTACAAATGCCAAAAGAAAAATTATCTGGAAAAATCGTCGGAGGTTTTTATGTATACAAAGACGAGGCAGATGAAGAGAGTAAAAGTTCAGAAGGCGGCGTCCAAATCACCAACAAATACGCAATGGTTGTTGGTCTACAATTGACTGAAGATGATGAGCCTGTAAAGGCAGAACTAACATTAAACACCATTCAACCTGATTTGATTAATTACAGAACCGCCGTCACAGCAAATCTTCAAAATACTAAGCCAACGTTTGTCAATGATTTAAAAGTTGTAGCAAAAGTAAGTAAAAAAGATTCAGTCGAAGTGATCCATCAAACCACAAAGGAAGAAATGGCAATGGCGCCTAATTCCAATTTTGATTTTCCCATTAGTTGGGATAACCAAGAACTTCTTCCAGGAAAATATATGCTAGATCTAGTTGCAACAACAAAAGACGACGAATGGGCTTTCAAACAAGAGTTTGAAATTACATCCAAAGAAGCTAAAAAATTAACAGAGGAAGCCATAGAAGTTGAAAAAGCACCAAATTATTGGGCAATCGGCGGTATCATTGCTGGCAGTATTTTAGCTGTTGCGATCATGATCATTTTCATTGTACTACTATATAAAAAACGCAA